In Halovivax gelatinilyticus, the following are encoded in one genomic region:
- a CDS encoding cysteine hydrolase family protein: MQLDPARTAVVVVDMQNDFCHPDGALYAPGSEEPIDPIASLVDRAHEAGVRVVYTRDVHPPEQFDDAHYYDEFDQWGEHVVEGSWGAEIIEALPADEADHVVEKHTYDAFQRTELEGWLSARTIDTLLFCGTLANVCVLHSAGSAGLRDFRPILVEDCIGAIEDEHHEYALEHADWLFGEVGGSDELSFA, from the coding sequence ATGCAACTCGATCCCGCGCGAACGGCGGTGGTGGTCGTCGACATGCAAAACGACTTCTGTCACCCGGACGGGGCGCTGTACGCGCCGGGAAGCGAGGAGCCGATCGACCCGATCGCCTCGCTGGTCGATCGGGCACACGAGGCGGGCGTCCGCGTCGTCTACACCAGGGACGTCCACCCGCCCGAGCAGTTCGACGACGCCCACTACTACGACGAGTTCGACCAGTGGGGCGAGCACGTCGTCGAGGGCTCCTGGGGCGCGGAGATCATCGAGGCACTGCCGGCCGACGAGGCGGATCACGTCGTCGAAAAGCACACCTACGACGCCTTCCAGCGGACCGAACTCGAGGGCTGGCTCTCGGCCCGGACGATCGACACCCTGCTCTTCTGTGGCACGCTCGCGAACGTCTGCGTCCTCCACAGCGCCGGCAGCGCCGGGCTTCGCGATTTCCGTCCGATCCTCGTCGAAGACTGCATCGGCGCCATCGAGGACGAACACCACGAGTACGCGCTCGAACACGCCGACTGGCTCTTCGGCGAAGTGGGGGGCAGCGACGAGCTCTCGTTCGCCTGA
- a CDS encoding Hvo_1808 family surface protein yields MNARGALVLAALVAISLVAVPLAGAGGGSSVDTGVGAPDSETAATPADASVGSIWYQADERDENPTTESTVGYAEGYWYDDALPVDDRDGAHVSEDELQAVVYRSMARTEEIRGLTFQEVPDVDVVTREEFQEETDELFADLTERDELVENVRYEAFLMVDRETDAVEAFEALYGGAVGGYYDPAEDQIVLVSDDLEDVEVDEVTLGHELLHALQDQHFGLEGYDRETIDSDGAVNGLIEGDAVFVDEQYEARCGDEWDCLEPEATMPDTPEIVWGQYLTLIMPYDEGPNFVEFHYEQGGWDAIDALYDEPPASTSEVIRPGEERAPVDVEPADRSTDAWSVFEPDEGPTVQRVGEVGLVSMFMHDSVERGGNSVLSIQDWAQATADGGETYVYDQSITDGWAGDGLVVYTTDAETVDESAYVWETEWTSTEQANEFLDAYLSLLALHGGEPVEGVENTLTLDGGYPGAYHVDHDDETVTIVRAPTAADLPDVDAEAGAEGEDTIDHAVFGTDDAENDTDERDDSTDDDGDDSLTGFGPLVAIAALALAIGIARRR; encoded by the coding sequence ATGAATGCTAGAGGTGCGCTCGTACTCGCCGCGCTCGTCGCGATCTCGCTCGTCGCCGTTCCACTCGCCGGCGCGGGCGGCGGGTCGAGCGTCGACACTGGGGTAGGGGCTCCCGACAGCGAGACGGCAGCGACGCCCGCGGACGCGTCGGTCGGATCGATCTGGTATCAGGCCGACGAACGCGACGAGAATCCGACCACCGAATCGACGGTCGGCTACGCGGAGGGCTACTGGTACGACGACGCGCTGCCGGTCGACGACCGCGACGGCGCCCACGTCAGCGAGGACGAACTCCAGGCGGTGGTCTACCGATCGATGGCCCGCACCGAGGAGATCCGCGGGCTGACGTTCCAGGAGGTCCCGGACGTCGACGTCGTCACGCGCGAGGAGTTCCAGGAAGAGACCGACGAGCTCTTCGCAGACCTCACCGAGCGCGACGAACTGGTCGAGAACGTCCGGTACGAGGCGTTCTTGATGGTCGATCGCGAGACCGACGCGGTCGAGGCCTTCGAAGCGCTCTACGGCGGGGCCGTCGGCGGCTACTACGATCCCGCCGAGGATCAGATCGTCCTCGTCTCCGACGATCTCGAAGACGTCGAGGTCGACGAGGTGACCCTCGGTCACGAGTTACTCCACGCGCTCCAGGACCAGCACTTCGGACTCGAAGGCTACGACCGCGAGACGATCGATTCAGACGGCGCGGTCAACGGCCTCATCGAGGGCGACGCCGTCTTCGTCGACGAGCAGTACGAAGCTCGCTGTGGCGACGAGTGGGACTGCCTCGAGCCCGAAGCGACGATGCCCGACACGCCGGAGATCGTCTGGGGACAGTATCTCACGCTGATCATGCCCTACGACGAGGGGCCGAACTTCGTCGAGTTCCACTACGAGCAGGGTGGCTGGGACGCGATCGACGCACTGTACGACGAGCCACCGGCGAGCACGTCCGAGGTCATCCGACCCGGCGAAGAGCGAGCACCGGTCGACGTGGAACCGGCCGATCGGTCGACCGACGCCTGGTCGGTGTTCGAACCGGACGAGGGCCCGACCGTCCAGCGCGTCGGCGAGGTGGGCCTCGTCTCCATGTTCATGCACGACTCGGTCGAGCGCGGCGGCAACTCGGTTCTCTCGATTCAGGACTGGGCGCAGGCGACCGCCGACGGCGGCGAAACCTACGTCTACGACCAGTCGATCACCGACGGCTGGGCGGGCGACGGACTCGTCGTCTACACCACCGACGCGGAGACGGTCGACGAGAGCGCCTACGTCTGGGAGACCGAGTGGACGTCGACGGAGCAAGCGAACGAGTTCCTCGACGCCTACCTCTCGCTGCTGGCGCTCCACGGCGGTGAACCGGTCGAGGGCGTCGAGAACACCCTGACGCTCGACGGGGGCTACCCCGGCGCCTATCACGTCGACCACGACGACGAGACGGTGACGATCGTCCGAGCGCCGACGGCGGCCGACCTGCCCGACGTCGACGCCGAGGCGGGCGCCGAGGGTGAGGACACGATCGATCACGCCGTGTTCGGAACCGACGATGCGGAGAACGACACCGACGAACGCGACGATTCGACGGACGACGACGGAGATGACTCCCTGACCGGATTCGGACCGCTCGTCGCCATCGCCGCGCTCGCCCTCGCGATCGGGATCGCGCGCCGACGGTAG
- a CDS encoding nicotinate phosphoribosyltransferase, producing the protein MTTPFGTVPSEAIADGRATDAYFQRTRETLEHAGKNPHVVAEVTADQFPTGSFEVFTGVAEAARLFDGRPVDVDAFCDGRLFDGGPVMRIEGSYLAFAELETSLLGLLSQPSAFATAALECRTAAPDSTVLSFGARHVHPALGSVVERAALVAGLDGFSHVAAGELLGREASGTMPHALMFCFGEGNQADAFRAFDEAVADDVPRIALTDTFWDEVAETLLAAETLGDRLAGVRLDTTGSRRGDFRHIVREVRWELDAHGYDHVEVFLSGGLGPSELSALADVADGFGVGSAITSADPVDFSLDIVAIDGEPVSKRGKLSGVKDVYRTPDGGHHVTLADGDGPTEGESLLEPLVRDGEIVRDFELEAATERCLAEAEAVGFGSAGG; encoded by the coding sequence ATGACGACGCCCTTCGGTACCGTTCCGTCCGAGGCGATCGCGGACGGACGCGCCACCGACGCCTACTTTCAGCGCACCCGCGAGACGCTCGAACACGCGGGGAAGAACCCCCACGTGGTCGCCGAGGTGACCGCCGATCAGTTTCCCACCGGCTCGTTCGAGGTGTTCACCGGCGTCGCCGAGGCCGCCCGACTCTTCGACGGCCGACCGGTCGACGTCGACGCGTTTTGCGACGGTCGCCTGTTCGACGGCGGCCCCGTGATGCGGATCGAGGGGTCGTACCTGGCGTTCGCCGAACTCGAGACCTCGTTGCTCGGACTGCTCTCACAGCCGAGCGCGTTCGCGACGGCCGCCCTCGAGTGTCGCACGGCGGCACCCGACTCGACCGTCCTCTCGTTCGGTGCCAGACACGTCCATCCGGCGCTCGGGTCGGTCGTCGAGCGCGCCGCGCTGGTCGCCGGCCTGGACGGCTTCTCGCACGTGGCCGCCGGCGAGCTGCTCGGTCGCGAGGCGAGCGGGACGATGCCCCACGCGCTCATGTTCTGCTTCGGCGAGGGGAACCAGGCCGACGCCTTTCGCGCCTTCGACGAGGCCGTCGCCGACGACGTCCCCCGAATCGCGCTGACCGACACGTTCTGGGACGAGGTCGCCGAGACGCTGCTGGCCGCCGAGACGCTCGGGGACCGACTCGCCGGCGTTCGACTCGATACGACGGGGTCGCGTCGGGGCGACTTTCGACACATCGTCCGCGAGGTGCGCTGGGAACTCGACGCCCACGGCTACGACCACGTCGAGGTCTTTCTCTCCGGCGGGCTGGGCCCCTCGGAACTCTCCGCGTTGGCCGACGTCGCCGACGGCTTCGGCGTCGGGAGCGCGATCACGAGCGCCGATCCGGTCGACTTCAGCCTCGACATCGTCGCCATCGACGGCGAGCCGGTCTCGAAGCGCGGCAAGCTCTCCGGCGTCAAGGACGTCTATCGGACGCCCGACGGCGGCCACCACGTGACGCTCGCCGACGGCGACGGACCGACAGAAGGTGAGTCCCTGCTGGAACCGCTCGTTCGCGACGGTGAGATCGTCCGCGACTTCGAGCTGGAGGCGGCGACCGAACGGTGTCTCGCAGAGGCCGAGGCGGTCGGGTTCGGCTCGGCTGGCGGGTAG
- a CDS encoding TIGR00296 family protein gives MSQGQGVDLSYEDGARAVELAREAVEAFVRHGQREHPGSMREAFYERTGAFVRLESTRGRGSLRGCAGGYRSDDQLGHVIVDAAIQAASADSCGSEVTPSELDNLTVSVCAVRNILLTDDPLADLELGKHGVAVDGRGDGGWLYPTVPVEHGWTEREYLDRTCRKAGLPPTAWQDDDVGVTLFEGHVFRERPSDGSIEEL, from the coding sequence ATGTCCCAGGGACAGGGGGTCGATCTCTCCTACGAAGACGGTGCTCGCGCCGTCGAACTCGCGCGCGAGGCCGTCGAAGCGTTCGTACGGCACGGCCAACGAGAACATCCGGGAAGCATGCGTGAAGCCTTCTACGAGCGAACGGGCGCGTTCGTCCGCCTCGAGTCCACTCGGGGCCGCGGCAGCCTCCGCGGCTGTGCCGGCGGTTACCGCTCGGACGACCAGCTCGGCCACGTCATCGTCGACGCGGCGATCCAGGCGGCGAGCGCAGACTCCTGTGGCTCGGAGGTCACGCCGTCTGAACTCGACAACCTGACCGTCTCCGTCTGTGCCGTCCGGAACATTCTACTCACCGACGATCCGCTCGCGGACCTCGAACTCGGCAAACACGGCGTCGCAGTGGACGGTCGCGGCGACGGCGGCTGGCTCTACCCGACGGTCCCCGTCGAACACGGCTGGACCGAGCGCGAGTATCTCGATCGAACCTGTCGCAAAGCCGGCCTCCCGCCGACCGCCTGGCAGGACGACGACGTCGGGGTGACGCTCTTCGAAGGACACGTCTTCCGCGAGCGGCCCTCCGACGGGAGCATCGAGGAACTCTGA